Proteins from one Anopheles nili chromosome 2, idAnoNiliSN_F5_01, whole genome shotgun sequence genomic window:
- the LOC128720541 gene encoding juvenile hormone esterase, which translates to MAIVLILMIAILNFDNISGRTSDKLIVTLPHGGILVGRYLNTLSGQGILAFLGIPYAKSPIGKLRFKAPEAFGGWTGVRNATTDAPLCTQRDPYRRDESISGVEDCLQLNVYVPERARSQNVESIPTIYPVMVFFHGGGWQCGSGTRAFYGPDYLLEHDVIYIGANFRLGPLGFLSTEQADCPGNNGLKDQTMVLQWVRENIAAFGGDPQSVTVFGESAGGASGTYHMMSTLSKGLFHKVISQSGVNLDAWAQPAHPGVARKRSIQLGQMLNCTEGLEGRFFDMLNCLRMISADEITRKFYDFFIWDTDPMIPFPPVVEPDIPGSFITKHPRHELEPHAIGLPWMTGLTLDEGALKSASLINVPNLRRSINENWDHALPISLYYDHHKLSRQREITQLINDFYFNNQKLTQQTEKNLTNLYSDAWFLAGMDEYLRIRFLNNSQRQSQVKAGPTFVYLFAQKASASFTEIFKGGKENYYGVCHAEELQYLFPIAKDLFHSAVPTDEEHKVRRIITKLWVNFARTGNPTPSTETNDKTDLPQWPPTDRFPLRYLRIGSLDSSKQPIVALESGLFEERAAFWRQLQAHHTPAHITDQVMHTREEL; encoded by the exons ATGGCTATAGTTCTAATATTGATGATAGCCATCCTAAATTTTGACAATATTTCTGGTCGCACTTCAGATAAGCTAATAGTTACATTACCTCATGGAGGCATTCTCGTTGGAAGATACCTCAACACGTTAAGTGGGCAAGGTATTCTTGCCTTCCTTGGAATACCTTATGCAAAATCACCCATTGGGAAGCTACGCTTCAAG GCTCCCGAAGCTTTTGGAGGATGGACAGGCGTACGAAATGCCACCACAGATGCACCACTGTGCACTCAGCGAGATCCATACCGTCGTGACGAATCAATTTCAGGCGTGGAGGATTGTCTGCAACTTAACGTGTATGTTCCCGAAAGGGCACGATCCCAGAACGTTGAATCCATTCCAACTATCTATCCGGTTATGGTGTTTTTCCATGGGGGTGGATGGCAATGTGGATCGGGAACTCGTGCCTTCTATGGCCCTGATTATTTGCTGGAGCATGATGTTATCTACATTGGAGCAAATTTTCGACTTGGACCATTAGGGTTTCTTAGCACCGAGCAAGCCGACTGCCCTGGAAATAATGGGCTCAAGGATCAAACCATGGTGCTGCAATGGGTTCGTGAAAACATAGCGGCTTTCGGAGGCGATCCGCAATCTGTGACGGTGTTTGGAGAGAGCGCCGGAGGAGCTAGTGGAACGTATCACATGATGTCTACTCTGTCCAAAGGACTTTTCCATAAAGTTATTTCTCAATCGGGAGTAAACTTAGATGCTTGGGCTCAACCGGCACATCCTGGAGTAGCGCGTAAACGCTCCATTCAGCTTGGCCAGATGCTAAACTGCACTGAAGGACTTGAGGGACGCTTTTTTGATATGCTTAACTGTCTACGGATGATTTCTGCAGATGAAATTACAAGAAAATTCTACGACTTTTTT ATTTGGGACACTGATCCCATGATTCCATTTCCACCTGTTGTTGAACCTGATATACCGGGTTCATTTATAACTAAACATCCACGGCACGAGCTTGAACCACATGCCATTGGTCTCCCTTGGATGACTGGCCTAACACTGGACGAAGGAGCTCTAAAGAGTGCAT CTTTGATAAATGTGCCAAATCTACGACGAAGTATCAATGAAAACTGGGATCATGCATTACCCATTTCATTGTATTACGATCATCATAAATTGAGCAGGCAGCGTGAAATCACGCAGCTTATCAACGATTTCTACTTCAATAATCAGAAACTCACTCAACAAACGGAGAAAAATCTTACGAAT CTTTATTCAGATGCGTGGTTTCTAGCAGGTATGGATGAATATTTACGAATTCGTTTTCTCAACAACAGTCAACGACAATCCCAAGTGAAAGCTGGTCCAACATTCGTGTATCTTTTTGCTCAAAAAGCTTCCGCCAGCTTTACAGAAATATTCAaaggagggaaagaaaattactACG GTGTATGCCATGCAGAGGAACTGCAATATTTATTCCCAATAGCAAAGGATCTTTTCCATTCAGCTGTTCCAACTGACGAAGAGCACAAAGTACGACGAATTATTACAAAGCTTTGGGTCAACTTTGCTCGTACAGGCAATCCAACCCCATCCACTGAAACAAATGATAAAACCGATCTTCCTCAATGGCCTCCTACTGATCGATTTCCTTTGCGGTATCTACGTATCGGCAGCCTCGACTCATCCAAGCAGCCGATTGTTGCGCTAGAATCAGGGCTATTTGAAGAACGTGCTGCTTTTTGGCGTCAGCTACAAGCTCATCATACTCCAGCCCATATCACTGATCAAGTGATGCACACACGCGAGGAGCTTTAA
- the LOC128720745 gene encoding adhesion G protein-coupled receptor L1-like gives METLYTGHIHGFPPMANISYGSFSTAWGSQGGLIALGVVLGSSVSLVGLAFAFITYSLFSDLKSLAGTALLSLLASLFMSQLLFVIGVGGVQDSELCLSLSLALLFMKLASLCWICCCCHHALVLFRSNTNINSNPESSMGKALANYSLVSWGFPLLMLGVAAAFKYQEREVKISGAQVIAQIVHELNGENHCWLMEGSAYVWGFLMPAVMLLFSGFYLACQGGGAIKIAAALQIDSRSKNKLVKKRGLQIGLFFKILVVLATVIVLGAVASIWNVMELWSLYSIAQGVQGLVIALLVSCNCKVLKLYSAPRVRKSRRGTYRNLKEGDGGRFGILSITNPNYHDNGQSVNPTNDSSPSLIKMSYKESNFIDRMDKATPTVLDCAFTGELSTSLSIDELSKSPLPVSV, from the exons atggaaaccctTTACACTGGACACATCCACGGATTCCCGCCAATGGCCAACATTTCATATGGTTCATTCAGCACGGCTTGGGGATCGCAAGGAGGATTAATTGCATTAGGTGTCGTACTTGGCAGCTCCGTTAGTTTAGTTGGCTTAGCGTTTGCATTTATAACATACAG CTTATTTTCTGATTTGAAATCTCTAGCAGGAACAGCTCTGTTAAGTCTGTTAGCCTCATTGTTCATGAGCCAACTACTTTTCGTTATTGGCGTTGGAGGTGTTCAG GATTCGGAACTGTGTTTATCTCTATCATTGGCTTTACTGTTCATGAAACTGGCCTCTCTTTGCTGGatatgctgctgttgccatCATGCACTGGTATTGTTTCGCTCAAACACAAATATCAACTCCAATCCAGAATCAAGTATGGGAAAAGCATTAGCAAACTATAG CCTCGTTTCTTGGGGGTTTCCTCTACTAATGCTTGGAGTTGCGGCTGCGTTTAAATATCAAGAACGAGAAGTTAAAATAAGCGGCGCACAAGTTATTGCACAAATCGTTCACGAACTAAATGGTGAAAACCATTGCTG GTTAATGGAAGGATCCGCTTACGTATGGGGATTTTTGATGCCAGCGGTTATGTTACTTTTTTCTGGATTCTACCTTGCCTGCCAAGGTGGTGGAGCAATTAAAATTGCTGCCGCGCTACAAATTGATTCGCgttcaaaaaataaactagTTAAAAAACGTGGCTTACAAATTGGATTATTCTTTAAG ATACTCGTAGTGTTAGCTACGGTAATAGTACTCGGAGCGGTTGCTTCAATATGGAATGTGATGGAACTTTGGTCCCTGTATAGCATCGCACAAGGAGTCCAA GGTCTCGTTATTGCGTTGCTAGTGTCATGTAACTGTAAGGTATTAAAACTCTACTCAGCTCCAAGAGTTCGTAAATCTCGTCGAGGTACATATCGCAACCTTAAAGAAGGCGATGGTGGTCGATTTGGGATACTTTCAATAACTAATCCTAACTACCACGATAATGGCCAGTCTGTTAACCCAACCAACGATAGTTCACCTAGCCTTATCAAAATGTCGTACAAAGAGAGCAATTTTATTGACCGTATGGACAAGGCGACCCCAACAGTTCTGGATTGTGCATTTACAGGAGAGCTATCAACTTCGCTCTCAATCGATGAATTATCAAAAAGTCCTTTACCGGTGTCTGTATAG
- the LOC128721858 gene encoding protein polybromo-1 encodes MSKRRRTSSFHDEENSDYDTSPEQSPVPPTFTRKKKRLDPMELCQHLYESIRTFKKEDGTTLCDTFIRAPKRRQEPSYYEVVVNPIDLLKVQQKLKTDSYEDVEDLTADIELIVSNAKAFYKPDSSEYQDACHLMDVFNTNKRRIIENQLEEACMPEPKPRKITRPRKSVTVDEEDDSQQMSDFDPFEELFAVVMTATDPLDNHGLHHMFQLLPSKKLYPGYYDIIDHPIDLKFIATKIQTCAYSNLNEMEKDLLQMTKNACTFNEPGSQIYKDAKMLKKIFMARKAEIESGRYRKCSNVKRPRTASSAMVAALKEEIESSDDDLDDSMETEGDGPLWQIFDQLYNTANTNDPNALGAPLGESLWKLPNRRFHPEYYNLIKKPISMAQIRNKLKKGAYTHITDMTADLYLMLDNAKKANAPNSKAHKDALKMQKILNQKLIDAADLEDSDEEEDDEEGDTDSSTQTPSRKKGRITRDNKNIGSPPSQCSSQSNSAAHKSNRLVPTTSLKKKLLSLHEFLVDYTTYDNGHQPMALFMEKPSKKLYPDYYQVIQHPIDMTTIENNIKADRYSTIDDIVGDYRLMFSNCRKYNEEGSMIYEDANVLERALNDKLKEFSGINKKLNFAAKGVKPLRKHNATPLEAKLKQMYDTIREYREPKQNRQLSFIFMKLPSKNEYPDYYDIIKNPIDIEKIEKKLRQQIYESVDDMAADFMLMFENACKYNEPDSQIYKDALCLQQLLIQTKQSLRSDETVPNVQQAVQELLLSLFTTFYNYQDEEGRCYSDSLAELPEYDDCDGNRLRAISLDLIKRRLDKGLYKRLDTFQEDIFCCLERARRLSRTDSQVFEDSIELQSYFIKKRDELCQNGNVLESPALSYSTLHLSAAVESLRQSKLLQEEETDTDSDAVQPFQGESMTIDQKVFSPGDFVYIDLPENKIPGIMYIERLWTTTDNIKMMNGIMLLRPYETFHVQTRKFMEQEIFKSDQRVEIPLSKALNKCFVMHVRDYVKMKPEGFAGRDVFVCESRYSSKARSFKKLKTWNLVRANDPVRLTPRETPLEVKRVMSVFKERVEKHKEELSELQLQEAIAEKEKPNVVIYMNGVEDGNVYYEQYNTVCGGVVKTGDYVYVATESGKQSISQITSIWETRDGKSLFRGPWLLTPPEVPGTISRMFYRQEVLLSTIQETTSTVAIVGRCAVLDQNEYITRRATEIAESDVFMCESIFDEFKKQIRKIVAPSGLRKFTHSQMVTTDEVYHFRRPINPLKVTCGEIAAVQDNKPNSSHDSMDMKEDFSIIDDSIDGPPSIGSDTIMTASPHPSGHSVNASISSMPNRKPTKPAGKKLVTGYILYSSEHRKTICASNPEATFGDVSRIVGNEWRNLSDQEKTIWEQRAIKINEESAAKYAAEMGESNCPSPATIKSEGPIVQDIIANHAYECCWDKCDYQFEDPSECSDHCITENSGCVYKTFTTSTDQEFICIWRNCVRLRRNMPPFPTIARLVKHVKEVHLTKSVSKSIQPQDRSKNYVLSKRPPSALNNPAAGTSNTNTNSVGMITLQPMGNIGNHSFNSTNALSVSTQNTGHASGCMQMQPMQHALQQQSMSTIGNGSGTPQASNSVATPYFSYISTQPAEPLFVTVPPRPQRVLHSEAYIKYIERLQQKSTYVTPWQKTFTATRETIPNVDVNRLPVQWLGKNAQDRAEVVVDALWQLRNFMMKEIIQFDRF; translated from the exons atgagcaaacgTAGAAGGACTAGCTCCTTTCATGATGAAGAAAACAGCGACTACGACACTTCGCCCGAGCAAAGTCCTGTACCGCCGACCtttacaagaaaaaagaagcgtcTTGATCCG ATGGAGTTGTGCCAACATCTTTATGAATCAATTCGCACATTCAAAAAAGAAGATGGAACTACGCTTTGCGACACTTTTATTCGAGCACCCAAGCGGCGGCAAGAACCATCTTACTATGAGGTAGTAGTTAATCCTATTGATTTACTGAAAGTtcagcaaaaattaaaaacagatTCATATGAAGACGTGGAGGATTTAACGGCAGACATAGAACTGATAGTAAGCAACGCAAAAGCCTTTTACAAACCAGACTCTTCTGAATATCAAGATGCTTGTCATTTGATGGACGTTTTTAATACAAATAAACGCCGTATCATAGAGAACCAGCTTGAAGAGGCATGCATGCCAGAACCAAAGCCAAGAAAAATAACACGCCCGAGAAAATCGGTTACTGTAGACGAAGAAGATGATTCCCAACAAATGTCCGATTTTGATCCCTTTGAGGAGCTTTTCGCTGTCGTTATGACTGCCACAGATCCGTTAGATAATCACGGCTTGCATCACATGTTCCAGCTTTTGCCTTCCAAAAAACTCTACCCTGGATATTACGATATTATTGACCATCCAATCGACTTAAAATTTATCGCAACTAAAATACAGACCTGCGCCTACTCGAATCTAAATGAAATGGAGAAAGATTTATTGCAAATGACTAAAAATGCATGTACTTTTAATGAGCCTGGATCGCAGATCTACAAAGAtgcaaaaatgttgaaaaaaatattcatggCTCGAAAAGCCGAAATAGAATCAGGACGTTATAGAAAATGCTCCAACGTGAAACGGCCCCGAACGGCCTCCAGCGCTATGGTAGCTGCACTGAAGGAAGAAATCGAGAGCTCTGATGATGATTTAGATGATTCAATGGAAACAGAGGGAGATGGTCCActttggcaaatatttgatcaGCTGTACAATACGGCCAACACTAACG ATCCCAATGCCTTAGGTGCGCCTTTGGGTGAATCTCTCTGGAAGCTACCAAATAGGCGGTTTCATCCGGAATATTATAACCTCATCAAGAAACCTATTTCAATGGCCCAAATACGAAATAAGCTAAAAAAAGGAGCGTATACGCATATTACGGACATGACAGCTGATCTATATTTGATGCTGGACAACGCAAAGAAAGCTAATGCTCCGAACAGCAAGGCTCACAAG GACGccttaaaaatgcaaaaaatactTAATCAAAAACTTATCGATGCAGCGGATTTAGAAGATAGTGACGAAGAGGAAGACGATGAGGAAGGCGACACGGATTCGTCAACGCAAACACCTTCTCGCAAAAAAGGCCGTATTACTAGAGATAACAAAAATATCGGCTCACCTCCATCGCAATGCTCATCACAAAGCAATTCCGCAGCGCATAAATCTAATCGCTTAGTACCGACAAcatctttgaaaaaaaaattactttcaTTACACGAGTTTCTGGTTGATTATACAACCTATGATAATGGTCACCAACCGATGGCTCTTTTTATGGAAAAACCGTCTAAAAAACTATATCCAGATTATTATCAAGTTATTCAACATCCGATTGATATGACAACAATCGAGAACAACATCAAAGCTGATCGGTACAGCACAATCGATGATATTGTAGGCGATtatcgtttgatgttttcaaATTGTCGCAAGTATAACGAAGAAGGATCAATGATTTACGAAGACGCCAATGTACTGGAGAGAGCACTAAACGATAAACTCAAGGAATTTTCCGGAATTAATAAGAAGCTGAATTTTGCAGCCAAAGG TGTGAAACCTCTGCGTAAACATAATGCTACTCCTTTGGAAGCGAAACTGAAGCAAATGTACGACACAATACGAGAATACCGAGAGCCGAAGCAGAACCGTCAACTTTCATTCATATTTATGAAGCTCCCGTCGAAAAAT GAATATCCTGACTATTATGATATTATCAAAAATCCTATTGACATagaaaaaatagagaaaaagtTGCGGCAGCAAATATACGAAAGTGTTGATGATATGGCGGCTGATTTCATGCTTATGTTtgaaaatgcatgcaaatatAATGAACCGGATTCTCAAATTTACAAGGACGCTCTTTGTCTCCAGCAGTTACTGATACAGACCAAACAATCTTTGCGTAGCGATGAAACGGTGCCCAATGTGCAGCAAGCGGTACAAGAACTTTTACTGTCATTGTTCACTACATTTTATAATTATCAGGACGAGGAAGGAAGATGCTACTCTGACTCGTTGGCTGAACTTCCAGAATATGACGATTGTGACGGTAACAG GTTAAGAGCCATTTCCTTAGATCTTATCAAACGACGCTTAGATAAAGGATTATACAAGCGTTTGGATACATTTCAAGAagatattttttgctgtttggaGCGTGCACGTCGTCTTAGTCGCACTGATTCACAAGTGTTTGAAGACTCAATTGAACTACAGTCTTATTTTATTAAGAAACGTGATGAATTATGCCAGAATGGAAATGTGCTTGAGTCGCCAGCTCTTAGTTACAGTACACTGCATCTAAGTGCGGCAGTGGAATCTCTTCGCCAATCAAAATTACTTCAAGAAGAAGAGACAGAcactgatagcgatgctgtg CAACCTTTTCAAGGAGAAAGTATGACTATTGATCAAAAAGTGTTTTCTCCAGGAGATTTTGTTTACATTGATCTTCCAGAAAATAAGA TTCCTGGCATCATGTACATCGAACGTTTATGGACAACGACCGACAATATCAAGATGATGAATGGAATAATGCTGCTTAGACCTTACGAAACATTTCACGTCCAAACAAGAAAATTCATGGAACAGGAAATTTTTAAAAGTGATCAACGTGTTGAAATTCCTTTATCTAAAGCACTCAACAAATGTTTCGTCATGCATGTCCGAGATTATGTTAAAATGAAACCAGAAGGTTTTGCCGGGAGAGACGTTTTTGTATGTGAATCTCGCTACAGCTCAAAAGCTAGGTCATTTAAAAAACTCAAAACGTGGAATCTGGTCCGTGCGAATGATCCAGTTAGACTAACCCCACGTGAAACACCCTTAGAGGTTAAACGTGTCATGTCCGTATTTAAAGAGCGAGTTGAAAAGCACAAAGAAGAACTTTCTGAGCTGCAGCTTCAAGAAGCGATTgcagaaaaagagaaaccaaACGTAGTTATATATATGAATGGGGTGGAAGATGGAAACGTTTACTACGAACAATACAATACTGTTTGCGGAGGTGTAGTTAAAACAGGTGATTACGTGTATGTTGCTACAGAGTCTGGTAaacaatcgatatcgcaaatCACATCTATTTGGGAAACCCGAGA CGGAAAATCTTTATTCAGAGGGCCTTGGCTTCTTACGCCACCGGAAGTTCCTGGAACAATAAGCCGTATGTTTTATCGACAAGAAGTTTTACTTTCAACAATTCAGGAGACCACATCAACGGTTGCTATCGTTGGTCGATGCGCTGTACTGGATCAAAACGAATACATTACTA GAAGAGCGACAGAAATTGCAGAATCTGATGTGTTTATGTGCGAATCTATTTTCGACGAATTTAAGAAGCAAATTCGTAAAATAGTAGCCCCATCTGGATTGCGTAAATTTACTCATAGTCAGATGGTTACAACTGACGAAGTCTATCATTTTCGACGTCCAATAAACCCTCTGAAG GTTACATGTGGCGAGATAGCAGCTGTTCAGGATAATAAACCAAATTCATCCCACGATTCAATG GATATGAAGGAAGACTTTAGCATCATTGATGATTCGATCGATGGCCCTCCTTCGATTGGCTCGGACACAATTATGACGGCATCGCCCCATCCATCGGGACATTCGGTCAACGCTAGTATTTCATCGATGCCCAACAGAAAACCTACAAAACCGGCGGGCAAGAAGCTCGTGACTGGTTACATATTGTACTCTAGCGAGCATCGGAAGACTATCTGTGCCAGTAATCCGGAAGCTACTTTTGGTGACGTATCAAGAATTGTCGGAAATGAATGGCGTAATTTAAGCGACCAAGAAAAGACCATCTGGGAACAACGAGCCATCAAGATAAATGAAgaaagtgcagcaaaatatGCGGCAGAAATGGGCGAGTCGAATTGTCCTAGTCCAGCTACCATCAAATCTGAGGGTCCAATCGTACAGGACATCATAGCAAATCAC GCTTATGAATGCTGTTGGGACAAATGCGACTACCAGTTTGAAGATCCCAGCGAATGCTCTGATCACTGCATAACAGAAAACTCAGGATGTGTGTACAAAACATTCACGACCTCAACTGATCAGGAATTTATATGCATCTGGAGAAACTGCGTTCGACTGCGTCGCAATATGCCACCTTTTCCAACCATCGCACGTTTGGTAAAACACGTAAAGGAGGTCCATTTAACCAAAAGTGTCAGCAAATCAATACAGCCTCAAGACCGTAGTAAAAATTACGTTCTTTCAAAGCGCCCTCCATCAGCCTTGAATAACCCGGCTGCTGGAACCAGCAACACTAACACCAATAGCGTGGGAATGATTACGCTTCAACCAATGGGTAACATAGGAAATCATTCGTTCAACTCTACCAACGCCTTATCCGTGTCTACTCAAAACACAGGGCACGCCTCCGGATGCATGCAAATGCAACCGATGCAGCATGCCCTACAGCAGCAATCTATGTCTACTATTGGCAACGGATCTGGAACGCCTCAGGCATCCAATTCGGTTGCCACTCCATATTTTAGTT ATATATCAACGCAACCTGCAGAACCTTTATTCGTCACTGTTCCTCCACGGCCGCAACGTGTGCTGCATTCGGAAGCGTACATCAAATATATTGAAAGACTTCAACAGAAGTCGACGTACGTAACGCCATGGCAAAAAACATTCACTGCAACAAGAGAAACAATACCCAACGTTGATGTCAATCGACTCCCTGTACAATGGTTGGGGAAAAACGCCCAAGATCGTGCGGAAGTTGTAGTCGATGCTTTGTGGCAGTTGCGTAACTTTATGATGAAGGAAATTATTCAGTTTGATCGCTTTTGA
- the LOC128721859 gene encoding D-amino-acid oxidase, with amino-acid sequence MKQIVVIGAGVNGLCVAVQLAEHYFNVANVTLISENVSPYTTGDGSAGLWGPYYCGRTPDHKIIKWSTATHVFFHQLWKNGLAGKIGVCLQPCMRLTTDPKGYPKPAWKDIVFGCQKITESELERLSNEHGRQYTGGYHFATFTCEPTGLLPYLFNRFIAVGGKFVPMKVRSFDEVISNRHVDLIINCSGLGSLELACDASVIPIRGQVARVSAPWIYEVILDDSDDGNYIIPNCETVVLGGTHQMNDFNRNVARGDSRFIFDGCERMLPSLRYASIGTEWVGLRPGRDSVRLELENYRFENETRYVPIIHNYGHGGCGVTLCWGCAKEVVEISETLKWTKNNISKL; translated from the exons ATGAAGCAAATAGTAGTGATCGGTGCCGGTGTGAATGGCCTTTGTGTTGCAGTACAGCTGGCAGAGCATTATTTTAACGTGGCGAATGTAACGTTGATATCCGAAAATGTTAGTCCTTATACTACTGGTGATGGATCTGCAGGACTATGGGGTCCCTACTACTGTGGGAGAACACCTGATCACAAAATAAT caaatggtCCACTGCAACACATGTATTTTTCCATCAGCTGTGGAAAAACGGCCTGGCGGGAAAAATAGGAGTTTGCTTGCAACCATGCATGCGATTGACGACCGACCCCAAGGGATATCCGAAACCAGCGTGGAAAGATATTGTTTTTGGTTGTCAGAAAATTACCGAGTCTGAACTTGAGCGGCTAAGTAATGAACACGGTCGTCAGTACACGGGAGGTTATCACTTCGCCACTTTTACTTGCGAACCGACCGGACTGTTACCATATTTGTTCAACCGGTTCATCGCAGTAGGTGGCAAATTTGTCCCGATGAAGGTGCGAAGTTTTGATGAAGTAATAAGCAATCGACACGTGGATCTCATCATAAACTGTAGTGGCCTTGGATCGCTAGAGCTGGCATGCGATGCGTCTGTTATACCTATTCGGGGCCAAGTAGCAAGGGTGAGTGCGCCCTGGATTTACGAAGTCATTTTAGATGACAGTGACGACGGCAACTACATAATTCCTAA TTGTGAGACAGTTGTATTAGGTGGAACACATCAAATGAATGATTTCAATCGCAATGTAGCTCGAGGAGATAgtcggtttatttttgatgGATGTGAACGGATGTTACCAAGTCTTCGCTACGCTTCGATTGGAACTGAATGGGTTGGTTTGCGACCCGGCCGCGACAGCGTACGGTTGGAACTTGAAAACTATCGAtttg AGAATGAAACAAGATATGTACCAATAATCCATAATTATGGACATGGAGGCTGCGGTGTAACATTATGCTGGGGTTGTGCCAAAGAAGTAGTAGAAATCAGCGAAACGTTAAAGTGgactaaaaataatatttcaaaacTATGA
- the LOC128721078 gene encoding elongation of very long chain fatty acids protein 7-like, which yields MASAISLALNYYNDLFLQKRDERSVHLPMAGSPLLILGIVGVYLYFVLRCGPRHMANRKPYKLGTIIKSYNLVQVIANGMLFLRICYNVFIVYDKFSFGCQLIDYSTSRVGMDEMYFSYAYFCLKLFDLADTVFFVLRKKQSHVSFLHVYHHSLMVITTYCGLVFVPGGHVLMLGIWNTLVHAIMYFYYFLASQRSGQNSIWWKKYLTRLQLVQFTHLAFHFGRPLFNGNCTFPLFWLWYGFLQAIIVLLLFLNFYFKAYLTHPKIK from the exons ATGGCCTCAGCAATTTCTTTAGCATTGAATTACTACAATGATTTGTTTCTTCAAAAAAGAG ATGAACGAAGTGTACATTTGCCTATGGCTGGATCTCCGCTGTTGATTTTGGGTATAGTAGGTGTATATTTATACTTTGTGCTTCGATGCGGCCCTCGGCATATGGCAAATCGTAAGCCGTACAAATTAGGAACAATAATAAAGAGTTACAATTTGGTGCAAGTGATCGCAAATGGCATGCTTTTTCTCAGGATA TGCTACAACGTTTTCATAGTATACGACAAGTTTTCCTTTGGCTGTCAATTGATCGATTACTCGACATCCAGAGTAGGAATGGATGAGATGTATTTCAGTTACGCATATTTCTGTCTTAAACTATTCGACTTAGCTGATACGGTGTTTTTTGTACTACGCAAGAAACAGTCGCACGTATCCTTTTTGCATGTGTATCACCATTCATTAATGGTCATTACGACGTATTGTGGCTTGGTATTCGTACCAGGAGGGCATGTGTTGATGCTGGGAATTTGGAATACACTAGTTCATGCAATAATGtacttttattatttcctCGCATCTCAAAGATCAGGACAAAATAGTatatggtggaaaaaatatctCACTCGATTACAGCTTGTTCAGTTTACTCATTTAGCATTCCATTTCGGTCGTCCATTATTCAATGGAAATTGTACATTTCCATTGTTTTGGCTTTGGTATGGATTTCTACAAGCAATTATTGTACTTTTGctgtttttgaatttttattttaaagcaTATCTTACGcacccaaaaataaaatga
- the LOC128721086 gene encoding elongation of very long chain fatty acids protein AAEL008004-like yields MALVLRNIYQTFNYFFTEYKDPRVENYPLLGSPWPIVVIIVLYLQFVSNWGHRIMENRTPFQLTTVMNTYNLIQIVMNLYIGIVGGLNSYFAVDYSWSCEPISQKDSPSRQKLIFVTYLYFISKIIDLLDTVFFVLRKKYNQITFLHTYHHAGMVVATYIFTKFLAGSHATLLGLINSFVHVIMYFYYFLTSFKPELKRSLWWKKHITQVQLIQFTILMLHFGVPLVGEYCDFPKVLLFIGFTQNMFMFTLFADFYIKAYIKQNKNISRN; encoded by the exons ATGGCTCTAGTGTTACGGAATATATATCAAACATTCAACTATTTCTTCACCGAATACAAAG ATCCACGTGTAGAAAACTACCCTCTGCTTGGTTCGCCATGGCCAATAGTAGTGATCATCGTGTTGTATCTGCAGTTTGTCAGTAACTGGGGTCATCGGATCATGGAAAACCGGACACCATTTCAACTGACAACAGTTATGAATACATACAATCTTATACAGATAGTGATGAACCTGTACATTGGCATTGTAGGAGGCCTGAACTCTTATTTTGCTGTCGATTATAGTTGGAGTTGTGAGCCAATAAGTCAAAAAGATAGTCCATCCAGGCAAAAACTTATATTTGTCACATATCTTTACTTCATCTCTAAAATAATTGATCTATTGGATACG gtattttttgtattacGTAAAAAGTACAATCAAATAACATTCCTTCACACTTATCACCATGCAGGGATGGTAGTTGCAACATACATATTTACCAAATTCTTGGCAG GTAGTCATGCAACCCTATTGGGCTTGATCAATAGTTTTGTACATGTCATCATGTATTTCTACTATTTCCTCACTTCGTTCAAACCAGAATTGAAACGTTcgttgtggtggaaaaaacacatcactCAAGTTCAGCTG ATTCAGTTTACTATCCTTATGCTGCATTTTGGAGTACCGTTGGTGGGGGAGTACTGTGATTTTCCTAAAGTTCTATTGTTTATTGGTTTCACACAAAACATGTTTATGTTTACTTTGTTTGCAGACTTTTACATTAAAGCgtacatcaaacaaaacaaaaacatatcaCGGAATTAA